A region of the Hylaeus volcanicus isolate JK05 chromosome 5, UHH_iyHylVolc1.0_haploid, whole genome shotgun sequence genome:
tgtaaaattatatgaatatgcagagaaaagtgaaaaaatgtgtatatatCTCTGTTGGTGAGGAACGGTGGTGCCACCACAGATTTCTGTAACACGCGATTagataataatgatattttataagaacTGTTTGTACTCCCAATGTttacagaaatgaaattttaaatagaaatgatgTTTCAATATATCTATATGTTCTATCTATATTATCCTTTAACAATCGTATATCACCTcctactttaataaaaaaaaatggtattcatattcaagaaacaaaatacaatgttCTTCAAATTAGCTAGTagttgaaaaaagaaagagataTCGGAGAAATAGTACGAAGCATAGCAATACATATTTGaagtgaaatattacaaaaaccAATTTCCGCGAATTGAGCGCCAGTACCAAATGCATGCGTCCGCGTATCCTCGGCCCTTCCGGCTGCTCTAGAGGAGAGCGGAGCTCAGGGTAGGtcagaaaggaaagaaataaaactatgATCCACGAACGTTAAAAGAGGCTTTTATTAGCCGAAAGTTCCTCGCGGTACACACACCGCAAAGGAGAAAGGTGTGGCGACTACGCGCCGAAGAGGAACCGCGACACGGAATTCCTTATGCAAAATGGCggcgaaaatgaaaagaatcgGCGCGACTTAATTCTACGGGGGCTTCGGAAACAAAAAGTTCGCCCTAGAAtcaagatataaacaaaaaaaggtATAACGCCGCCCTTTCCTTCGGAAACGCGGCGCGTTTTCAAACCGCCGAAAGTTACGCAGAAGAAACGCGAAACAAACGGAGGAAACTCCAAGGGTTCTCGCCTCCGGTggtggtcctgtcgcggacgGGAAAGTGCAGTCCGGAGCATGCTGGCGgacacacgcacacacgaTCCGCGAATTCGCACGCATACAGAAATGAGACCCCAACGCGTGGGCCCTACCTGATCTCTGCTGGCTTCGAGGTCCAAGATTTTGGGGCGCAGTCCCTGTTGGTTCTCTGGGGGCGTGGAAGGACAGCAACCACACGCCACACACGCGCGAAAAAGAACTACTTTCGGCTTTAAAATTCGCGAAAAGGGACTTGCTTGGTACGTCTACTCGCCTCGCGGCTTAAccgtaaattgaatttttcgtcCATCGTCGCGCTCTTCTCGTCGCCGGTTCACGTCTCTCCTCACCCAGGAGATGTAGGGGCTCCTTACGATGGGCCACCACCATAACGTCCAAGCAGGATCAGTTCCTGGTCCTGTTCCCCGTGGCAGCTCCAGGGCGATGGGAGGGCTAACCATCTCGGGAGGGTGGCTGGTCCTCCGGTGGTGGCCGTACCGGAGTCTTAGGGTGAAGGACATTCGACGACTTGCCGCGCTCGCACAAAATCGCGACTCGCGAGAGGAGAGGGTGGGGCGCAAAAAAGGGGTCCCTACTAGGGGTGTACGGGATCCCGGTCGGAACGGGAACTCctcccgggatcgggatggaatCCCCAGAAattcgagatcccgtaaatgttcgggattcccggaatttcgaaatcccgtgcattcggattgctgaaattttcgagaataacaacactttcggaaatcccagatattattctatatcccgtacattgtcgggaatcccggacATTTTCGGGAATCCTGGACATTTTacgggaatcccgaatattttcgggaatcccgcacacccctagtCCCTACGCAAAAACGGAGCGCGACATAGTTCACTAAATCCGCATCGGATAAGCaatcattttgttacattaatgTTCAATTTCCTACgtatattttgtgaaaaattgtttaaatttagcGACGTTACtggtaaaagaatttttttaaaggagcGTGAAATCGTGCATATagagtcagtgtaagaagtattcgtaaccatttattttaaatgggttgctgtatgaatactttttacattgACTGTACAGGGTGTAAAGAAATGTTCGGTGTTGGCAAGCATAGGCGTATTCTACATCTTCGGATCGATGAAGATTTGTAAAATGAAGTTGTCCGCAAAATTGTCCTTGACCTTGAATTTCAaggtcaaatttttttcggcaacttcttttttacaaaTCTTCATCGATCCGAAGATGTAGAATACCCCTATGGTTGCCAACACCAAACATTTCTTTACACCCTGTACGTTTTGagaaatctatgaaaatataaatttctgtttcaataAAATCGACTCGAATTCgtaaaataatcaaatcacgataaaaatgtatcaaacattaaaagagaaagaaaataacagaTAGTTTTAACAATAAGCGTCATATctcatgaaattttcatcaagTAGTACAGTAATAATCATCACCACAGACGTTACAATAGAGTAACTTTagtattatattctttttgttatataatattttatcgtttttgcagtccatgaataataataggtaatatatataatatacatataatatgtatacatatattatatataatttgcaATAGATATAGAATATGCATAAAATAATCGGTtgacaataatttctattattatctAATCATCAAGCataattgttacaaataaacTTAAAATGTCGTAATAAGCCCTTGCACCTTTTTAACAAAGAAAGGTGAGTCCTTTCAGCCACAGGCACCAGGTTATATGTCCATCAAAGTTTAAAATGGTAATTGATTTAAATGACACTTGCTTACAATATTGTTCTCGCATAGATTTTTTCATTATCAACAAAAGTTTAAGCATTTTACAAGGGTTAGTCCACATATTAcagttttttcttcttccatatctcgtttttttttctttcatttttaatttgtacgtTTTAAGAAACACCTTTTCGACGAATAGCACGCAACACCACACTATATGCTTAACTGTCAGCAAGTTTACTCAATATCCCGTGAAATTGAATTACGTTCCTCTTCATAGTGGTTATGAgtagataatatttatgatgtCGACGCGACGCTAATTATCATACAAGTTGATTATTTAACAGAAGGAGATAGTCTCAATGATGAGAGTTCTGTCACAGGAATTAGAAGCCCTTTGTGTATCCAAGAAAGCAAAGGTAAGTAGTAAGACGATAATTAGTCGTAGCGTGCTTCCTTTACGTTGATTACTATCATGaatagtattaaatttttgttgtatccaTCGCTACTGACGCGAACCTCCTCTGCCTTTGCCGCGACCACCATCTCGATCCTATAAGCAAAATATAACAGCGAacgtaatatttatgtaattgaATATTGCCTTTTTACGAATAATTGCATAACCAGTAGCCAGGAGGATTGCTTGTATCGTCGAATCAAGTTGGGCAAATACTCTTACCTACTGGTTACATAATTACTTAACACTATTTAGAATCAAAGCACAGTTGAGTTCGTATGACTCTGTTcgctttatttattacaatgtcTTAAAGTTACTACTTACTTTGCGTTGATGATGCAAATGTGGTTGAAGATGATGTTCCCCTCTTGGTAAATCCGCGTGTCCTCTATTTCTGTGATTGGAAGAATGATGATGCTGTATAACATTTACTGGTGCTTTACGCTGATCTTCCTCCGCTTGCTTACGTTCGTAATGTCCAAAGTCGTCGAAGATACTAGTAGAATGCCGATAAGTATGCAATATACGCAACACTGTCACTCCTTTTGCGTGGGGGACTTCCTGTGCATCCCTCGAATTAGTTACtggtttattttcattgttttctagTTTAATGTGACGAAGTTGTACATTAGGAACATCCTTTACATAAATCCAACGTACACGAAATTGACCTTTCCATTTATCTTGGGACCAAACGGAGCTATTACTTTGATAATCGACGGATGACACCATCTGCGCCATACCGCAAAAATGACCAGATCCGTTCACGGAAAAAAACAAGTATAACGGTGCACCTTCGCGACTGGCTTCTCTGTACGCTTGATCCAATCTCTTATTACCATGCTCGGTACTACACCAAATTTCGTATTTGATGGACCTATGAATATCATCTTCCGAATAAgatttgattacaaaaaacCTAGCTCCTGGAGCGGTTTGATCGAAATCTACAGGGTTATAATCATTCTTCACTTTTAGTTCGTCCAATACGGGATGCGATTGTTGTGTTTGCGTGatctgctgttgttgttgcaactgttgttgctgttgctgttgctgctgctgctgttgttgctgttgttgctggGGATGCTGATGTTGATGTTGATGGGGGTGTGGATGTTGATGTTGGTGCTGATGTGGGTGTGAATGCTGATGTTGGTGTTGATGTGGGTGCTGATGCGGATGTGGGTGTtgatgttgatgttgttgatgctgctgttgctgctggtgttgttgttgttgtggCTGGTGTTGGTGCTGCTGTTGCGGTGGCATGTGAATTTGCGACTGCGGAGGCGACGGAGGTGTCGTAGGCTGTCTGTTCCAACacggaggaggaggaggaggtctTTGTCTTTGAACCAACGGCGGAGGTGGCGGAACAGGAGGTTGCACTTGTGGCGGCGGTGGTGCTGTCGGAGGAGGCACAGAAGATTTACCCTCGCCCCATGTTCCAATATCCATATTATGCTTTCCTGGCACAATAGGGGGTGGTGGCATTCCAGCCTTCTTTTTCATTCCCTGGGAAGATGAAAGAGGAGGAACAGGTTTGGCGGGTTGACTCGCAACACTGGCCCATGTTATTTTTCTAGGTTCCTTTGCCTCTGGTTTTATAGATTGATTAGATGTAGTTTGTTGATCCTGTCGTGGGACTTCTCCGCTTCCGAGAGATAAGCCTTGCACGCTCTGTTCGATAGTCTTAATTTCGGTATTACTAGGCGTTGGATAATTCTCATTTCCACGTGGTGCCTGGTAATAATCTTCGTAACGCGTCTTTCTCGGAGTGCCCCAAGCACTAAAATCACCGTTTCCGTGAAAATAGTTGAAAGCAGGTTGACCAAATGTACTAAAACCACCTCCCGCGCTAGCGGAGAACATTCCATCCATGCCGTATGCATCGTGACCTATTTGACCTCCGTATCCAGATAGAAATGCAACGGGATCTGTTCCATTCGACCATGTACCATCCCCGGCACCGAATGTTTGATAAGGGAATGAAGTACCTGCATAGTAAGGACTATACGGGTCTCCAGTACCAATTGGATAACTTGAATGATGCGTATTGTTGCCTCCTCTCCATGAATCAAATCCAGTATCTTCTCCGCCAGCATGTTCTGTCTGTGGTTGCTGCTGGTGTTCTTTAGGACCATTGCTCACTATCAGAGATGGAATTTTGTCTTATTAATCTACTAAATGTACTTTTCTTTATAACATAATCTTTAATTGGAGTAGCTCATTATTAAATCATATATTGTACAGTAAGTCCTCAACTTATGAAAATTTGTAGATACACAGTTGTACTCCAATTCTTggatatatactatatattaaataaagtttgaataagatttgttattttattttttgtttatacagaACCATTAAACTGTAAGTCATTTTAACTAAAATTGTATATGTGagtataaacatacataagTTAAGGACTCACTATAGATATAAAGCATAACTTTAATTCtcatacaataataataataatcatacaataataataaaatcatatttacaTCAATCAACTGAATTACATTGCacaatattaatatgttagtacaaaaataatcaagagactgtctttttaaaaatgccaacgataaattcttctttacttcttttttaagtaataatagaaacttgaaaataatttcaacagCTACATTTATACAGATACATAAATTACAgcacaaaatataatatttgatctcattctctttttaataaataacaattgtgTAAAACAATATTgctaattttactatttttgcGAAATTAGAGGTAGTAGTAATGAAATAGGGATTTCCACAAAATAACCATAAAATGGTGGAAAGAAACCAATTATGAAGTTATggtaaaaaaatgaacaataagTTAATATTTCCATCAACAATCGAAAACACCCGAAATGTAATGAAGCATGTCGATAGGTTAATGTactacgtatatgtatatacgtaagCATATAGATATCTGTCAAGACTATACATAACAATTGTTTGCATTATTTAGGAAACTACATACGGTTAATTTACCGTGATATCGAGGTAGTTTGATCGGAATTATGCATGCCAAGTACAGATTCGTAAAAATTCTACACGagccgataaaaaaaaatacacgtaCACATATAGCGATTTTCACAACGAAAATTTCGGAGCTTCGTAAATCGCGTTATCGAGAAACACGTAAAAAATAAGGTTGCACAGAGGCATGAAGTACTCACCTTGATTATTGGTTTGTCCTTTCATCCGCTGCATTCCGTTGcatggaaaaatatacaaaatttagaatGGCTGTCTTCAGTGAAAGGTATCTGCAGAATAGCGGTGTGGTAGCAAGTCAACACACTGACCTGATTTGAAACAGCACCTGCCAATCCAGTTGACATAACCTGTCACACACTCTGTCTGCCCTTCACAGACGCCAAATAGACGCCTGtctcttaataaaataaagttttcaaaTGCGATACCACGATTACATACAACAGCGTTATACCACTTCGAGTACGCGAAAACACTTCTTCCGAGGAGAAGTCCTTAACTTCGAATCCGCTAAACCTGAGACCTCCGCGTATTTTCTCGCAATGTCTTGCCGCGAGAGAGTCTCAGGAAATCTTTCCTGTTACACTACGGGATTGATAAATTCGCACGAAATTCTCAACTCCGAATAATAACTGCGTGACGTGCACTGACCTCTCGTATGTATTAACAGATTGTCTAACCTTCGCGCCGATAAGGTCCCTATGTGACGAATTCGTCGTAAACGTAATCCTCTTTAGTAAAATCGACACGCGTGACAAGTTACCAAACTTTAAAATTGCGATTTATTGATGTATAGCTCTAAAGAATCATAATTAATCTCTTTCATTAACCGCACCATATCTTTGCGTTGCGTTAATATTATCTAGTTTCTTACTATCCCTCGGCTAAGGCTAGAGAATCGATGTTGAGTATGGTCGTGTTTGATGGATGTAGAAAACCTTGTGGAGGTTTTTTAACGCTTCTATTCATGTACATCcgtttaaagtaattttaaacgaatgaTAGGTTGGAATTAAACTACATGATTAGTGTTTGGCTAAGATTGAGATAGCCGAGATAAACAGAGTTTTGAACAACTTTAGGTACCATCTGGTTCAAAGCCATCCTATCTAACATTCAgaggaattattataaataattgtaattaataaaaaggaaacagCAATTGGTCAACGAATTAGTCAAATATACTCAAGAAAGTTCTATAGTTTATTCGAGTAACagagaattttgtaaaaataccagtggcgccatcggtggaaaaatgcccaagtttgtaatgaaaataattcctcctctgtacattacatttacgttGGTCTTGTTTTTTGTAAACGTTTGTTAGGGCCCACTGGCCCCCATCTAGCtagggtacctcggggttgctaagcccgtaccgTAGTTGCATATTCGCTCGCTACAGTCCCTGAGGGCTCGCCTCCAACTAAAATTGaataactattcataaaaatgataaattttacatatatattaatatattgtagtgttaTAAAGCATGCACTGTATTAAccatgtatttataaaaaataaagaataatttattaaaatatgtcgATGGTGCCATCTTAGAGAAACgatgggaactattttcactacaaacttgaatgttttggaatatttaataaataatagtttaattcGTAAATTTATGACGAATGTTAATCCATCTATTGGTATTGCtgaacgaacaaaaaattaatgtaattgtCCGAACAAAAACTTACCgtataattacatataattatttgaagtagGTTACTTCAGATGTTGTAATCACtttttcagtaaaaaatattaaatcagagtttttataatttacgaaTGCATGAATTTAACGATATTAAGTAggatactttattttattatgcacTGTATGATAGTGTATGCTGTGAGAAAGACTAgtgtaaaaatgttgtatgtTAACACAGGTTTGACGCATGTATCGCTAATGTTTTATGGGAGTTGTAAAACTTAGTATTTGTTATACCAAATCACGACTAACGCTACGTTTAAACGTCATAGAACGTACTTCCGTTCCAGCTTTTCCCGATTTACAAAGATTGGGTGTATTAGGATTCGGAGTAGGACTTTGGGAAAGAGATGCTCGTTCGTCGTTGCTAGATTTTTCTCGTTCCAATCTTTGTTTACTGAATTTTCCCATTCCAGGGCGATATATTTCCATGGTGGGTCGAtcctgttaatattttatgaaaaataaagtaaccgagtatattattaatatttcaatataaataaatacgtaccTTGTTTCTAATCCTACGTTCCAATCGTGGAtcttttttgtctttttctttatccTCGTTTTCAACCTTTTGAAGATTATTTTGATCGCCGCCGTCTAAAGATTTATGTCGTCTTAAACAACTTCCATCTCCCGTACCTCCGTCGCCGCCACTTTCAAGGGAACTACGCCTCTTTGTGACTTTTGAATCTTTCTTCTCCTCGGGATCATTCCCCTGGTTACCTTCTTTGTTGATATGTTCGTTAGATTTTGACTTTTGCGTACATTTATTAGTTTCTTCAGTTGTCATTAGACGTACTGTCGTTTCCTGTGCAGACTCTTCCACTgccattatttttttgttggtttcctctttttccttATTTGTACTACTGTCTATATCatcgttattttttatagattcCTCTTTCTCCTTAATACTTTCGTATAAATCAACTTGTGATTCCTTTCTCTGAGAATCCTCTtcctcattttttaattttataccaCTTTCAGCATCGATATTGAACTCTAGATGTTGTTTTTTCGTTTCTGCaagtcttttcttttcttgcctcattttttcataactttTACCCCGtctttcttcaattcttcGTTCTCTAAAATCTTTAATATCCTCTTTAAAATCACATTTTCTATCGTCTTTTACATCGTTCCTTCTATCGTCTTTTATATTATCCCTTTCGTCGCGTCTTCCATATACTTTTTTATCATCGTGCCGTCTTTGATGTTTTATTTCTCTGTCTTTGTTTCTGTCTTCAAGTCTTTCTCTATACGCTTTTGTTATCGGTTTGGAATCTCGATCCCAAGATATTTTTTCACgtaatttatcttcttttttaatacgatttttCATATCTTTTGATGGTAGTTTatctttttcctctttattttctttattatcttTACATGTTTCTTTATCAAGTTCTGGATTTTTTAAAACCTATAACagaacgaaatttttattttaagcgaTGAATTATTACTATGTCTTTAACAATAGACCGTAGTTATCACagtaaattgtataataaatgacaataaatcaaaacacaattttcactttttttttctaaaaacaatttctcttacaaaatttcatgtaTACAAACTAGATGatagtaaattaattgtatcttaataaatgcatacaaattttgcatacaataagaaacagaaaatgtatatagtattTAACTAAATCgcataaataacaaattattctttccCTCCCGTAACTTCATATCATTCGGTAAATAACGTAAATTTCCCTGCTAATCATTTGCAGTTCCTGTTTCATGAATGTTTACGATACGCTGGCAGTCCTTTCTCGCAAATCGTTTTAAAAGGATAAATTTTCGAACAATCGAAAACAGTGCTGCAACTTCTTGATTTTGATATTTCTACCGGTGTATCCATTTTCCAAGTTTTGTGTAAATTACTGAATTGAGATTTTGACAatgcagaaaaataatttttattgctaaTGTACTGAGACGTGTATTTAgcgttattataaatataattatttttaatattaatccaatgatcgtatttatttttcctgcgattattatttttttctttgtaatttctctcgtaaaagtaaaataattttggatgTTTATTACTATAATGCCAATGCTCGTTAACGCGATGCATGCTTCTAACACa
Encoded here:
- the LOC128876665 gene encoding YTH domain-containing family protein 3-like → MSTGLAGAVSNQRMKGQTNNQVSNGPKEHQQQPQTEHAGGEDTGFDSWRGGNNTHHSSYPIGTGDPYSPYYAGTSFPYQTFGAGDGTWSNGTDPVAFLSGYGGQIGHDAYGMDGMFSASAGGGFSTFGQPAFNYFHGNGDFSAWGTPRKTRYEDYYQAPRGNENYPTPSNTEIKTIEQSVQGLSLGSGEVPRQDQQTTSNQSIKPEAKEPRKITWASVASQPAKPVPPLSSSQGMKKKAGMPPPPIVPGKHNMDIGTWGEGKSSVPPPTAPPPPQVQPPVPPPPPLVQRQRPPPPPPCWNRQPTTPPSPPQSQIHMPPQQQHQHQPQQQQHQQQQQHQQHQHQHPHPHQHPHQHQHQHSHPHQHQHQHPHPHQHQHQHPQQQQQQQQQQQQQQQQQLQQQQQITQTQQSHPVLDELKVKNDYNPVDFDQTAPGARFFVIKSYSEDDIHRSIKYEIWCSTEHGNKRLDQAYREASREGAPLYLFFSVNGSGHFCGMAQMVSSVDYQSNSSVWSQDKWKGQFRVRWIYVKDVPNVQLRHIKLENNENKPVTNSRDAQEVPHAKGVTVLRILHTYRHSTSIFDDFGHYERKQAEEDQRKAPVNVIQHHHSSNHRNRGHADLPRGEHHLQPHLHHQRKDRDGGRGKGRGGSRQ
- the LOC128877537 gene encoding regulator of nonsense transcripts 3A, which codes for MTMTEETQQSETAAQNEAQTSSPDVGKAKDNKKEKCRPMTKVVIRRLPPTMTQDQFLEQVSPLPENDYLYFVKADMSMGQFAFSRAYINFAEQQDIFMFREKFDNYVFVDSKGTEYPAVVEFAPFQRLPKKRVGKKKDLKCGTIESDPYYVSFLESLKNQEAESNVAQPKTEYSYQPQDNTPKKVTITPLLEHVKQLKQEKQRLRDEKREERRRRDLERRRKKEDPIISKVLKNPELDKETCKDNKENKEEKDKLPSKDMKNRIKKEDKLREKISWDRDSKPITKAYRERLEDRNKDREIKHQRRHDDKKVYGRRDERDNIKDDRRNDVKDDRKCDFKEDIKDFRERRIEERRGKSYEKMRQEKKRLAETKKQHLEFNIDAESGIKLKNEEEDSQRKESQVDLYESIKEKEESIKNNDDIDSSTNKEKEETNKKIMAVEESAQETTVRLMTTEETNKCTQKSKSNEHINKEGNQGNDPEEKKDSKVTKRRSSLESGGDGGTGDGSCLRRHKSLDGGDQNNLQKVENEDKEKDKKDPRLERRIRNKDRPTMEIYRPGMGKFSKQRLEREKSSNDERASLSQSPTPNPNTPNLCKSGKAGTEVRSMTFKRSVSRDLV